In Felis catus isolate Fca126 chromosome E1, F.catus_Fca126_mat1.0, whole genome shotgun sequence, the following proteins share a genomic window:
- the PRCD gene encoding photoreceptor disk component PRCD isoform X2: MCTTLFLLSTLAMLWRRRFANRVQPEPSGLDGAVVGSNVDTDLRSPGREKEPLK; this comes from the exons ATGTGTACCACCCTCTTCCTGCTCAGCACCTTGGCCATGCTCTGGCGCCGCCGATTCGCCAACCGGGTCCAACC AGAGCCCAGCGGACTCGATGGGGCGGTCGTGGGCAGCAACGTGGACACAGACCTCCGGTCCCCAGGCAG GGAGAAAGAGCCTCTCAAGTAA